A window from Streptomyces sp. NBC_00299 encodes these proteins:
- a CDS encoding IucA/IucC family protein yields MHRLPSAEAEVGADLADVRPELASRYAAELPGARAAVLTRLWRALAHEPLPWVARREPGREGLTLCLSDGRRLHGPRADPYATAAYVTAVRLDDTSYDDPARLLTDLSVPHGTSFAAELGHSVASLALSRAGQGGHPKEWPVSDWGWEQRVVDGHPFHPNCRSRPGFSVAEQLAYGPEHRPVVTLGPVPVRAAECLVTGRWPEELRDGERLLIPVHPWQAEHVLKRPCAPHGDGIAAHPLMSLRTLALPDGPHVKTALSARLTSSVRDISVYSIGLSATLSDFAAEPAARMDGLLHVTRTLGAATAGSPDLAAVLRESPQVYAGSDERVVPVAALATTELPESPAWLAEFTRLALTVGLRLLELGVALEAHGQNLLVVLSADGSPVRLVYRDLADIRVSPARLARHGIPLPELTGRIVTDDVPTLRRKLFGSMVAGALAGTAGSGAALRGALEAAVRELPDTGDLAALCEEPLPTKALTLMRLSPGTPGDQWAELPHPLVTEVF; encoded by the coding sequence GTGCACCGTCTCCCCAGCGCCGAGGCCGAGGTCGGCGCCGATCTGGCCGACGTACGCCCCGAACTCGCGTCGCGGTACGCCGCCGAGCTGCCCGGGGCCCGGGCTGCCGTGCTGACCCGGCTGTGGCGTGCCCTCGCGCACGAGCCCCTGCCGTGGGTCGCCCGCCGTGAGCCGGGCAGGGAGGGCCTCACCCTGTGCCTTTCGGACGGGCGCCGGCTGCACGGCCCGCGTGCGGACCCGTACGCCACCGCCGCGTATGTCACGGCCGTACGGCTCGACGACACGTCGTACGACGATCCGGCCCGGCTGCTGACCGACCTCTCCGTGCCGCACGGCACGTCCTTCGCCGCCGAACTCGGCCACAGTGTCGCCTCGTTGGCACTGTCGCGGGCAGGACAGGGCGGTCACCCGAAGGAGTGGCCGGTGTCCGACTGGGGGTGGGAGCAGCGGGTGGTCGACGGGCATCCGTTCCATCCCAACTGCCGTTCCCGGCCGGGCTTCTCGGTCGCGGAGCAGCTGGCGTACGGGCCCGAGCACCGGCCGGTGGTGACGCTGGGGCCGGTGCCGGTGCGGGCGGCGGAGTGCCTGGTGACGGGCCGGTGGCCGGAGGAGTTGCGGGACGGGGAGCGGCTGCTGATCCCGGTGCATCCGTGGCAGGCCGAGCATGTGCTCAAGCGCCCCTGTGCCCCCCACGGCGACGGGATCGCCGCGCACCCGCTGATGTCCCTGCGTACGCTCGCCCTGCCCGACGGACCGCATGTGAAGACCGCGTTGAGCGCGCGGCTCACGTCCTCGGTGCGGGACATCTCGGTGTACTCCATCGGCTTGTCGGCCACCCTGTCGGACTTCGCGGCGGAGCCGGCGGCACGGATGGACGGGCTGCTTCACGTCACCCGCACGCTGGGTGCCGCCACGGCCGGCTCCCCCGATCTGGCGGCGGTGTTGCGCGAGTCGCCGCAGGTGTACGCGGGGTCCGACGAGCGGGTCGTACCGGTGGCCGCGCTGGCCACCACCGAACTGCCCGAATCGCCCGCGTGGCTGGCCGAGTTCACGCGTCTCGCCCTGACCGTGGGGCTGCGGCTGCTGGAGCTGGGCGTGGCGCTGGAGGCCCATGGCCAGAACCTGCTCGTGGTGCTGTCGGCGGACGGCTCCCCGGTCAGGCTGGTCTACCGCGACCTCGCCGACATCCGCGTCAGCCCGGCCCGGCTGGCCCGGCACGGCATCCCGCTGCCGGAGCTGACCGGCCGGATCGTCACCGACGACGTGCCGACCCTGCGACGCAAGCTGTTCGGCTCGATGGTGGCCGGGGCGCTGGCGGGTACGGCGGGCTCGGGCGCGGCGTTGCGCGGGGCACTGGAGGCGGCCGTACGGGAGCTGCCGGACACCGGGGATCTCGCCGCACTGTGCGAGGAGCCGCTGCCGACGAAGGCGCTGACGCTGATGCGGCTGTCGCCGGGGACGCCCGGGGACCAGTGGGCGGAGCTGCCCCATCCGCTGGTCACCGAGGTGTTCTGA
- a CDS encoding VWA domain-containing protein — translation MITRTRLVTGACALLAALAAGMAFPAGAVADETSALAPKVDLVLDVSGSMRAKDIDGKSRMAAAKQAFNEVLDATPEEVQLGIRTLGANYPGDDRRTGCKDTAQLYPVGPLDRTEAKTAVATLTPTGWTPIGPALLKAADDLDGGEGSKRIVLISDGEDTCAPLDPCEVAREIAAKGIGLTIDTLGLVPNTKMRQQLSCIAEATGGTFTSVEHTEELTDKVNQLVDRAADPVVTPVATTGADQCAKAPTLKSGLYTDRAEFGQQRWYRVDVEPGQELRASVSVAADRAVNPSYGVLLRAVTAPGREIVRGEAAGNGRTDVVSTGLRYPKAEADDEDETAAAAETVCLQVTHSFSAGSKVQSTPGLPLELTIDVVDGPSQSSDVASFGLGRGWWLLGALILTGFLAGLVWGWLSRWRVAVWRTN, via the coding sequence ATGATCACAAGAACACGGCTGGTGACCGGGGCCTGCGCCCTGCTCGCCGCGCTCGCGGCCGGGATGGCGTTCCCGGCCGGGGCGGTTGCCGATGAGACCAGCGCGTTGGCGCCCAAGGTCGATCTCGTCCTCGACGTGAGCGGCTCGATGCGGGCCAAGGACATCGACGGCAAGTCCCGGATGGCCGCGGCGAAGCAGGCCTTCAACGAGGTGCTGGACGCGACGCCCGAAGAAGTTCAGCTCGGTATCCGCACCCTGGGCGCCAACTACCCGGGCGACGACCGCAGGACGGGCTGCAAGGACACCGCGCAGCTCTACCCGGTCGGCCCGCTGGACCGCACCGAGGCCAAGACGGCGGTGGCGACCCTCACGCCGACCGGCTGGACGCCGATCGGTCCCGCGCTGCTGAAGGCCGCCGACGACCTCGACGGCGGCGAGGGCTCCAAGCGGATCGTGCTGATCAGCGACGGCGAGGACACCTGCGCCCCGCTCGACCCGTGCGAGGTGGCCCGGGAGATCGCCGCCAAGGGCATCGGTCTGACCATCGACACGCTCGGCCTGGTCCCGAACACCAAGATGCGGCAGCAGCTCAGCTGTATCGCGGAGGCGACCGGCGGGACGTTCACCTCCGTCGAGCACACGGAGGAACTCACCGACAAGGTCAACCAGTTGGTGGACCGGGCGGCCGATCCGGTGGTGACGCCGGTCGCGACGACGGGCGCGGACCAGTGCGCCAAGGCGCCGACGCTGAAGTCCGGCCTGTACACCGACCGCGCGGAGTTCGGGCAGCAGCGCTGGTACCGGGTGGACGTCGAGCCCGGCCAGGAGCTGCGCGCCTCGGTGAGCGTGGCGGCCGACCGGGCCGTGAACCCCTCGTACGGCGTCCTGCTGCGGGCGGTGACCGCGCCCGGCCGGGAGATCGTGCGCGGCGAGGCGGCGGGCAACGGCCGTACGGATGTCGTGTCCACCGGCCTGCGCTACCCGAAGGCGGAGGCCGACGACGAGGACGAGACCGCCGCGGCCGCCGAGACCGTGTGTCTCCAGGTCACCCACTCCTTCTCGGCCGGATCCAAAGTGCAGAGCACGCCCGGGCTGCCGCTGGAGCTGACCATCGACGTCGTGGACGGGCCGTCGCAGTCGAGCGACGTGGCCTCCTTCGGCCTCGGGCGCGGCTGGTGGCTGCTCGGCGCGCTGATCCTCACCGGCTTCCTCGCCGGTCTCGTCTGGGGCTGGCTGTCGCGCTGGCGCGTCGCGGTCTGGAGGACCAACTGA
- a CDS encoding winged helix-turn-helix transcriptional regulator encodes MSPRRSYDQYCSAARALDVVGDRWTLLIVRELLAGPRRYTDLHADLPGVSTDVLASRLKDMERDGISTRRKLPPPGAAYVYELTSRGRELLPVLQALGEWGQPELGERRATDAVRAHWFALPLLRSLEGEGLVEVRLEEGDFHLYVGAEEGPVHGDGPAPGEPDARLVLDSATCEAVARGELSVADAVRDGRIAVSGGGTLAKALLDV; translated from the coding sequence ATGTCACCTCGCCGAAGCTACGACCAGTACTGTTCCGCCGCCCGTGCGCTCGACGTCGTCGGCGACCGCTGGACCCTGCTGATCGTCCGGGAGCTGCTGGCCGGCCCGCGGCGCTACACCGACCTGCACGCCGACCTGCCGGGCGTCAGCACGGACGTACTCGCCTCGCGGCTGAAGGACATGGAACGGGACGGCATCAGCACGCGGCGCAAGCTGCCCCCGCCGGGAGCGGCGTACGTGTACGAACTCACCTCACGGGGGCGGGAGTTGCTGCCCGTTCTCCAGGCGCTGGGGGAGTGGGGGCAGCCCGAGCTCGGCGAGCGGCGGGCCACCGACGCCGTGCGAGCGCACTGGTTCGCGCTGCCTCTGCTGAGGTCGCTGGAGGGGGAGGGACTGGTCGAAGTACGTCTGGAAGAAGGGGACTTCCACCTGTACGTCGGCGCCGAGGAGGGGCCGGTCCACGGCGACGGGCCCGCGCCCGGTGAGCCCGACGCGCGGCTGGTCCTGGACTCCGCGACGTGCGAGGCGGTCGCGCGGGGGGAGTTGAGTGTGGCGGACGCCGTACGGGACGGCCGTATCGCGGTGAGCGGGGGCGGGACCCTGGCCAAGGCCCTGCTGGACGTCTGA
- a CDS encoding pyridoxal phosphate-dependent aminotransferase translates to MEFRQSSKLSEVCYEIRGPVIEHANALEEAGHSVLRLNTGNPALFGFEAPEEILQDMIRTLPQAHGYTDSRGILSARRAVAQRYQTLGLEVDVDDVFLGNGVSELVSMAVQALLEDGDEILIPAPDFPLWTAVTTLAGGKAVHYLCDEQADWYPDLDDMASKITDRTRAVVIINPNNPTGAVYPKEILEGILDLARRHGLMVFADEIYDQILYDDAVHHSVATLAPDLVVLTFCGLSKTYRVAGFRSGWLVVTGPRQHAKDYLEGLTMLASMRLCANAPAQYAIQAALGGRQSIRELTTPGGRLHEQRDVAWEKLNEIPGVSCVKPKGALYAFPRIDPKVHKIHDDEKFVLDLLLREKIQVVQGTGFNWPAPDHFRILTLPYADDLEAAIGRIGRFLSGYRQT, encoded by the coding sequence ATGGAGTTCCGGCAGTCGAGCAAGCTGAGCGAGGTCTGTTACGAGATCCGCGGTCCGGTGATCGAGCACGCGAACGCGCTGGAGGAGGCGGGCCACAGCGTGCTGCGCCTGAACACCGGCAACCCCGCGCTCTTCGGCTTCGAGGCACCGGAGGAGATCCTCCAGGACATGATCCGGACGCTCCCCCAGGCGCACGGCTACACCGACTCGCGCGGCATCCTCTCCGCCCGCCGGGCCGTGGCCCAGCGCTACCAGACGCTGGGCCTGGAGGTCGACGTCGACGACGTCTTCCTCGGCAACGGCGTGTCCGAGCTGGTCTCCATGGCCGTACAGGCACTCCTCGAGGACGGCGACGAGATCCTCATCCCTGCCCCGGACTTCCCCCTCTGGACGGCGGTGACGACCCTCGCCGGCGGCAAGGCCGTGCACTACCTGTGCGACGAGCAGGCCGACTGGTACCCCGACCTGGACGACATGGCGTCGAAGATCACGGACCGCACGCGGGCCGTGGTCATCATCAACCCGAACAACCCGACCGGCGCGGTGTACCCCAAGGAGATCCTGGAGGGCATCCTCGACCTCGCCCGCCGCCACGGCCTGATGGTCTTCGCCGACGAGATCTACGACCAGATCCTCTACGACGACGCCGTGCACCACTCGGTCGCGACCCTCGCCCCCGACCTGGTGGTCCTCACCTTCTGCGGCCTGTCGAAGACGTACCGGGTGGCGGGCTTCCGCTCCGGCTGGCTCGTCGTGACCGGTCCGAGGCAGCACGCGAAGGACTATCTGGAGGGCCTGACGATGCTGGCCTCCATGCGGCTGTGCGCCAACGCGCCCGCCCAGTACGCCATCCAGGCCGCCCTCGGGGGCCGCCAGTCCATCCGGGAGCTCACCACCCCCGGCGGCCGCCTGCACGAACAGCGCGACGTGGCCTGGGAGAAGCTCAACGAGATCCCCGGCGTGTCCTGCGTGAAGCCGAAGGGCGCGCTCTACGCCTTCCCGCGCATCGACCCCAAGGTGCACAAGATCCACGACGACGAGAAGTTCGTCCTGGACCTGCTGCTGCGGGAGAAGATCCAGGTCGTGCAGGGCACGGGCTTCAACTGGCCGGCCCCCGATCACTTCCGGATCCTGACCCTGCCGTACGCGGACGACCTGGAGGCGGCGATCGGGCGGATCGGACGTTTCCTCAGCGGCTATCGGCAGACCTGA
- a CDS encoding HAD domain-containing protein, giving the protein MSTRPLLLLDVDGPLNPFRAPYLRHRGYVTCRLHPANWSARQTPGSRRLRRGLKVRLHPGHGERLLALPYELAWATTWQHQANEMIGPVIGLPGDLPVVEWPELFGTDPDGLYWKTRHVVAWAAGRPFVWVDDMITDLDVRHVAAHHDAAALLVPVDARKGLRERDFAELERWALSLDT; this is encoded by the coding sequence ATGAGTACCCGCCCTCTGCTGCTCCTCGACGTGGACGGTCCTCTCAACCCGTTCCGCGCCCCGTACCTCCGCCATCGCGGCTATGTGACGTGCCGGCTGCACCCCGCCAACTGGTCCGCCCGGCAGACTCCGGGGTCCCGGCGGTTGCGCCGGGGCCTGAAGGTGCGCCTGCATCCGGGGCACGGGGAGCGGCTGCTGGCGCTGCCGTACGAGCTGGCCTGGGCCACCACCTGGCAGCACCAGGCCAACGAGATGATCGGGCCGGTGATCGGGCTGCCGGGTGATCTGCCGGTCGTCGAGTGGCCCGAGCTGTTCGGGACGGACCCCGACGGGCTGTACTGGAAGACCCGGCACGTGGTCGCGTGGGCGGCGGGACGGCCCTTCGTCTGGGTCGACGACATGATCACCGACCTCGACGTACGGCATGTCGCGGCCCACCATGACGCGGCCGCGCTGCTCGTACCGGTCGACGCGCGCAAGGGGCTGCGCGAGCGTGACTTCGCGGAGTTGGAGCGCTGGGCTCTTAGCCTGGACACATGA